The nucleotide sequence cgcttagcatgcgagaggtacggggatcgataccccgcatctccagtTTTAAATCTATGACAATACAACTCAAGAAATATGGTGCTGTCATAATTTAACTATCTTTTTTATTCTGAATAGACAAAGAAGATGCATTTGTTAACAAAAATCTCACTGGGTTATCTCAAATATGACTCCTTTGAGATTGGCAATAACTTTTGTAGTGGATTCTCAAAAGAAACATAGTGCTGCCACAATTTGACCATCATTTTGTTCTTAAGTAGACAAAGAAGATGCACTTGTTAACATAATCTTAATCTCGCTTCAGGGTTATCTCAAATATGACTCCTTCAAGGTTGGCAACAACTGATCTCGtcccatccacttcgtcgatctgCAACCCATGACGGATAGCTTCACTGACAACCATAGCGTCCATCCTATTAATAGGAGACATGCGCATAATCATTAATCGTGTCATTAATCACTAACAGTTGTTATATTACGAAACTGTGAAACACAAGTAAAAAAAGGTATAACGTGAAATGGTTTGCAGCAGAAAAATGACTGATTGTATACATGATAAATATTCCACTTTGCTAACTAATAGGCGTGACGATGGAATACCCCTGAAGGTCCATCATTAGCACAGAGTCAAATATTACACACGTGTGAATATTAAACGCCTGGATTAAGAATTGTAATTTGTCATATAAAAACTACACTGATACAATATGGATGGAGTTGATTTCTGTCTTCACTTTGAAATCCAAATCTACAAATGatcaaattaatataaataaaatcagcTACTTGACTATGTTCTCTCTTTCCTAATTTTTCAAGTATATGTTTTTTCTCTTTCCTTGCATTTTGCTCTCTTAATTAATATTCAACACTTTCTAGTCAAATATACACGATTAGTTTGTCAACAAATTTATTAtcatatacaaatatttattatCATATACAAACATTTAGTTTGTCAACAAGTGTTCGTAGCATCTGATGCTACAAAAAACAAACATGAACATAGGACAGTTCAATTGTATTACCTATGAGGATAAATATATTATACAATTTGGACAGTCTACAACCATTAGATATGTAGCTCACGACAGTTATCAGAACCCGCATAACCGATGCATTGTAATAATTTCTGCCTCAGAAAATATCAATACAATAACAAAAGTTGGAAATTCTTGAGGCAAATACTCATCAGGTGGTGTGGAGATGCATTACAAATGGTGTAATGcgtgtttaataaaaaaaattatgcaacAAAGATAAATCGACTTATTCATGGAGTGAACAGTATATGCCCATGAGCCATACAAGTAATTGTTAGCAACATGGAGTTAGAACAAGTTCTAGATGAatttaaagaaaagaaagaaaaggtaaTGGCCATAGGATGACAATGAGGAACACACTTACAACTTAGCACGAGACACATAAGCCAGTATAAATTTGCACTCGCCACCCCTGTGACGCAGAAGCTTCTCTACAGTACTGAAAAGAAAAGGGATGCTGGACTGCTGAAAGCTTAGATAATGTCAAGGAAAGAAAAAGCATGACAGCTgaataacaaaagaaaaggttGCAAAAAATATAGGATATAGATATCAGCTCCAAGAACAAGATCAAATCCTGTAGGGTACTCCTCTAAAATTTTGCTCAAATGATCACTATTTCCCCATTCTAGTTTCTCAGCTCTTAACACTGCAAACCAAATGTATTAATCCACCTCAATTTTAAGTATATACAAAAGAAATGCCACTATTTTTGTCAAAGATGCTCCATAACTAAAAAGACATCAGATTCCTATGAACCTTCAATACATAACAAATTTACTGAAAATTAAAACATCTTACCAGCAGATGTTGGGGTGTCTGAAGTTGAGTGGAGTTCTATATTTTTCCTCATTATCTAAGAGGGAACAAACATCAGTTCTCACAAAATCACGACAAAGACTGCAGCACATGTACAAGATCCAAGTGCATAAAGAAATGCCTCTAGAAATTCTCAATCACATTTCAACTGAATATATTTTCTCGATTCATCGATTTAAGGTGTATACCATAGCTGTTTTCATTTTTTATCTATTGAGACTATTTTCATTTTCTTTGCATTTCTATAATTTAAAATGGACACATTAAGAGACTGTCATGTTAGACAGCTTCTCTAGTTAAGGCCTGCTATTGGACCTTGCCTTAAAGCATGTAACAGTATCAAGGTACCGGTTAGATGGTTTTTGGACCTTGCCTCAAGAACTTCCTCATTGTGATCAGTTAGTACAACCTCATGGCAGAATCTACTACATAAAATACCTGTAACAcctgaaaaagaaaagcatgtttAGTCTAATAGAGGAAAGATTAAAGAGGAGAAAGACAGAGTCATTGTCAGCTCACCAACTCCAGAGCCTAACTCTATAACTGAACATCCTTTAAGTATACCAGCATTCTCTGAAAGGTAATTGTTCAGCAACACTGCACCAGGCCATACTAATTGCCCTGTAAGATCGAAGTCGGCTGCCAGAAATCGATAGACTTACTATAAGCAAAACAAAATCATCAAAGTCTCAAATATAGTTAGTGTTTGTCTTTCCTAAACGATCAAAACTGCTACCACACAAAGTACACAGTACTTTGTTCCATTATCAGGAACAGATAGAGGATAAAACTTTTCTTACTTTGAAACTAGAAGCATTTTAACTTGTGGAATCATCAGAGATGAGTAGTTCTAAGGTTAATCTTGAGACTAAGGAATCATTTCTGGCAATGATACGAGGGTAATGCGGAATGGATTTTGAAAAAAAGCCGATAATacagttgtatttgctggaataagTTTTTCGGATAAAAAAAGAACGAACTCACTataatactttaataaaatcaaaaaataactcaccacaagtttaaaatcacaaagggatacaaaaatttcaccaccccaatgataataaataaggatatagaactgaaaacaaaagactcaccaTTCAAAGaaatatccaagagatacagagtttaagagagaactccAAGAGAACTTATGTCaacatcatcagtttctaaactcCTTTCTAGccctaaaacatcaaaataagtactagtgcatgaaacaatccttcatgcatagggaattacgAAATTAAATGTTTTACAAGTCGGTAACTAACATCTTTAATGCATTctttgatcatgaagaaaatCACTTTGAAACAGTTTTAACTTTGTCCAAGGAACATGTGCATGAATTATCATATTTGAGTGGACTGGATTAAAGGCTATGAGATGACATTGCGGACTGTAGAGAATACCATATAATCAGCAAGATCCACATGAgctgattgtagtaaattaggcaCTCCCATGTCAGGGCAGTAGATTCTGATAAGTTGATCAATGGTTTAAAACCAAGTTTTTACCTTTGTTTTGTACATTATGTGAGGACATAAATACACAAACTCCTATTTTTCCCAGAGATTTACTTCCAAAAGACTCTGGTACTGAAAAGAAATGGTTACTTTTGAGGATTAGGTGCTCATCTTCTACCAAGATAGCATCTTAATTAAATACAGAATAAAAGAGATAACTTTGTGTATTACATGATGAAATAGATCGAAATGTATAAGCGAGCATACGCTTACAAAGAGAAGGCAAAAAGAAGAGACAAGAAATGTGGCACTTACTGGAAGCAGAGCGAAGACAGAGGAGGTCGAGAGAATGAGACCCAAACGAGAAGGTGGTGAGCTCATAGCTGCAACGAGAGAATGAGGGTTTACGAGGAACCAAACAGAGGATGAGACGAAGAGACGAACACGGGTGGAGGGAGAAATACTCGCGATTGACGAAGAAGAACGAGGATTCGCCTAAGCAGACCGTATCGTCGTCTCCGTCTTCCATCTGTCTCTGCTGCGTCAGTCGCCTCGTCAAGCTACCGCAATCGCCGTCGCACCGCAGCAGAAGCATATGAAACCCCTCTTCCGAGTGTTGGGGGAATGGACCGCCCCCATTTGGTTCGGTTTTCTGAACCCGGTTCGGTTTATGGTTTAGGGCTTTGATATAGGAAAAATATTTCGTGTTtctgtttttcttttcatttttaggATATACCTCAGCCCTATccgtttttcttttcatttttaggCTCCTTCACCCAAGGCATCAAATGATCTCGAACAATAATTAAAGGTCGAACTATTGATAGAATGTGATGACGATCGATGAGGATGGTGCTCGCGAGAGTTAGTCCTTCACCCACTACCCTCACTCTTATTTCCTTCATGTATTCTCTCCCTCCACCTCACCCAGGATTTGATCTCTCGATTAGGAAGTTAGACTATTAGCTCTCGACATCATTCACTCTCCATCAAGATGATAGCGACACCATCATCATTGTGGTAAGAGCAATCTTGCTATCATCAATGATCGCATGAAAGTGATGGGGTAAAGTCGAACGATGACTAGAGGTAtttattatgttaaaaaaataaatgaagaaaaattaaaaactatGTCTACCTCTCATAAGaagtctttttttgttttttctttaaaaaaacttGCCCTTTGCCTATACCACCCACACCGAGTAACatataaacataaataaaaaagatattggAAAAGTTTATGTTGTGCCTTTGAACGCTCCAAATTCCATATGGATCCTTGTTAGTTCTCATAAGGAGCCTCACGATAGGGCCTAAGGGTTCAAAAGTCTATCAGGTCTCTTTTACCCTCAGAGGCACCTTTTGAAGCTCACATGTTTCAAAAGGATAAAACTATGCGAGTACGCCATTGCCCAAAGCGGATAATTCTTCACGAGCTTATGGATCGCACCAATGACCGACCGACCAAATGATCTAGATATAACtacaatgtatatatatttaattatatttacatGAGGTCCATCAGTATTCTGAATTGATACCAAGAACAAAAGACACATAAAATGGATTCGACTTTGCCATCAAATAGTACTCGGAGAGGATGCTCGAGATGATTTCCTATCACCACCAGAATCTCTAAGACAACATTTCCATCCCCACCAGCCCGAATCTTGAGGAAAGCAGTACCGTTTCTCCCACCTGGTTAGATagattcaccaaaaacttgattccatatatatatatatatatatatatatatatatatatatatatatatatatatatatatatatatatatatatatactatgaaCAATCTGGTGGTTGTCGtaattttaggtttattatcaatAGTAGGAATCCAATACGATCCCTTTCCTTTATGA is from Musa acuminata AAA Group cultivar baxijiao chromosome BXJ3-8, Cavendish_Baxijiao_AAA, whole genome shotgun sequence and encodes:
- the LOC103993743 gene encoding uncharacterized protein LOC103993743, with the translated sequence MLLLRCDGDCGSLTRRLTQQRQMEDGDDDTVCLGESSFFFVNRDYELTTFSFGSHSLDLLCLRSASTDFDLTGQLVWPGAVLLNNYLSENAGILKGCSVIELGSGVGVTGILCSRFCHEVVLTDHNEEVLEIMRKNIELHSTSDTPTSAVLRAEKLEWGNSDHLSKILEEYPTGFDLVLGADICFQQSSIPFLFSTVEKLLRHRGGECKFILAYVSRAKLMDAMVVSEAIRHGLQIDEVDGTRSVVANLEGVIFEITLKRD